In Nitratidesulfovibrio sp., the following are encoded in one genomic region:
- the recA gene encoding recombinase RecA: MAKKPALTPEEMRREALSTALSTIERKYGQGSVMKLSDTAHVNIPVIPTGSIGLDLALGVGGIPRGRVSEIYGPESSGKTTLALHIIAECQKLGGTAAFIDAEHALDTNYARRLGVKTDELLISQPDFGEQALDIADMLVRSSAVDIVVIDSVAALIPQAELEGVMGEMQVGGQARLMSHALRKLTGTIHKSRTAVIFINQIRMKIGTMGYGNPETTTGGNALKFYSSIRLDIRKIQTLKDKEEVYGSRTRVKVVKNKVAPPFREALFDILYGTGISRTGELIDLGSDVGIIEKSGSWFAFGSERLGQGKENVRALLEENEALRLNVEAKLIEHLGMMPTKVVDPDDNAGAMDDDEF, translated from the coding sequence ATGGCGAAGAAACCCGCGCTGACACCGGAAGAGATGCGCCGCGAGGCTCTCTCGACGGCCCTCAGCACCATCGAGCGCAAGTACGGCCAGGGCTCGGTCATGAAGTTGTCCGACACTGCCCACGTGAACATTCCGGTGATTCCCACCGGCTCCATCGGGCTGGACCTGGCCCTTGGGGTGGGCGGCATCCCGCGTGGCCGCGTATCGGAAATCTACGGCCCGGAATCCTCGGGCAAGACCACGCTGGCCCTGCACATCATCGCCGAATGCCAGAAGCTGGGCGGCACCGCCGCCTTCATCGACGCCGAACACGCGCTGGACACCAACTACGCCCGGCGCCTTGGGGTAAAGACCGATGAACTGCTGATCTCGCAGCCCGACTTCGGTGAACAGGCCCTGGACATCGCCGACATGCTGGTGCGTTCCAGCGCCGTGGACATCGTGGTCATCGACTCGGTGGCCGCCCTGATTCCGCAGGCGGAACTGGAAGGCGTCATGGGCGAAATGCAGGTGGGCGGCCAGGCCCGCCTGATGTCGCACGCCCTGCGCAAGCTTACCGGCACCATCCACAAGTCGCGCACCGCCGTCATCTTCATCAACCAGATCCGCATGAAGATCGGCACCATGGGCTACGGCAACCCGGAAACCACCACCGGCGGCAACGCGCTGAAGTTCTACAGCTCCATCCGCCTGGACATCCGCAAGATCCAGACCCTGAAGGACAAGGAAGAAGTCTACGGATCGCGCACCAGGGTCAAGGTGGTGAAGAACAAGGTTGCCCCGCCCTTCCGCGAGGCGCTGTTCGACATCCTGTACGGCACGGGCATCTCGCGCACCGGCGAACTCATCGACCTCGGCTCGGACGTTGGCATCATCGAAAAGAGCGGCTCGTGGTTCGCCTTCGGGTCCGAGCGCCTCGGCCAGGGCAAGGAAAACGTCCGCGCCCTGCTGGAAGAAAACGAAGCCCTGCGCCTGAACGTGGAAGCCAAGCTCATCGAGCACCTTGGCATGATGCCCACCAAGGTCGTGGACCCGGACGACAACGCCGGGGCCATGGACGACGACGAATTCTAG
- the pstB gene encoding phosphate ABC transporter ATP-binding protein PstB — translation MPDSKNVKMHSASLNFYYGDFQALHDINLEFERNQVTALIGPSGCGKSTFLRCLNRMNDLIPISRVDGEICLDGMNIHDARLDVVELRRRVGMVFQKPNPFPKSIFENVAYGLRVNGVRDKEYIAEKVEQSLRHAALWDEVKDRLQESGLGLSGGQQQRLCIARALAVEPEVLLMDEPASALDPIATQKIEELIHILKKDYTIIIVTHSMQQAARVSDLTAFFYMGKLVEWGATEMMFTRPRNKQTEDYITGRFG, via the coding sequence ATGCCAGACAGCAAGAACGTGAAGATGCACTCTGCATCGCTGAATTTCTACTACGGCGACTTTCAGGCGCTGCACGACATCAATCTGGAGTTCGAACGCAACCAGGTCACCGCGCTCATTGGGCCGTCTGGCTGCGGCAAGAGCACCTTCCTGCGGTGTCTGAACCGCATGAACGACCTCATTCCCATTTCGCGCGTGGACGGTGAGATATGCCTCGACGGCATGAACATCCACGACGCCCGGCTGGACGTGGTGGAACTGCGCCGTCGCGTGGGCATGGTGTTCCAGAAGCCCAACCCCTTCCCCAAGTCCATTTTCGAGAACGTGGCCTACGGGCTGCGCGTCAACGGCGTGCGCGACAAGGAATACATCGCCGAAAAGGTGGAGCAGAGCCTGCGCCACGCCGCCCTGTGGGACGAGGTGAAGGACCGCCTGCAAGAGTCGGGTCTGGGCCTTTCCGGCGGGCAGCAGCAGCGGCTGTGCATCGCCCGGGCCCTGGCCGTGGAGCCCGAGGTGCTGCTGATGGACGAACCCGCATCCGCGCTGGACCCCATCGCCACCCAGAAGATCGAGGAACTCATCCATATCCTGAAGAAGGACTACACCATCATCATCGTGACCCACAGCATGCAGCAGGCGGCCCGCGTCTCTGACCTGACGGCCTTCTTCTACATGGGGAAACTGGTGGAGTGGGGCGCGACGGAAATGATGTTCACCAGGCCGCGCAACAAGCAGACCGAAGACTATATTACCGGCCGGTTCGGGTAG
- a CDS encoding 4Fe-4S binding protein — MPHLSDDSSRPAPPLSPSTPDGGANGGAGRTAFWSVTVPCLLAFALLAAHAVRSGDGGTAAAWGVLAGLACIRLAWVRLVAAAALFAGGLFWVSVGVDLVRFRMAFGLDWLRLAMIMAAVTGLTMAAWWRLAGEAGRQHHHRGTDTAWPRAIAFLLAVGLLWLARWRASGIVLLLSDRFLPGSGPLQIALAGVYAAWVAGLLLDPARARKARPRLWALFSAVFFGQLALGLLGAHRLLMTGALHLPVPALILAGPLYRGEGVFMLVLFGVSVLLLGPAWCSHLCYIGAWDDACSRLRGAAAKPGDKGERPRKGGRPMPPPLPRWAVAMRWCLAAVVFAVAWIMGRAGVPVGVAATVAGLFGLAGVAVMVGLSTRRGMMVHCTAFCPMGAVGNLLGRIAPWRLRVGPGCTRCGACLAICRYNALDARRLEAGRPALSCTLCRDCIGVCRHGAMRLTLPGLSPAAAWRTFTVLAAVLHAVFLNVARM; from the coding sequence ATGCCCCACCTTTCGGATGATTCTTCCCGGCCCGCGCCGCCGCTTTCGCCCTCCACGCCTGATGGTGGGGCGAACGGCGGCGCGGGCCGTACCGCGTTCTGGTCCGTTACCGTCCCCTGTCTGCTGGCCTTTGCCCTGCTGGCCGCCCACGCAGTGCGCTCCGGCGACGGGGGCACGGCGGCGGCGTGGGGCGTGCTGGCGGGGCTGGCCTGTATCCGCCTTGCCTGGGTGCGCCTGGTGGCTGCCGCCGCGTTGTTCGCCGGGGGCTTGTTCTGGGTGTCCGTGGGCGTGGACCTGGTGCGCTTTCGCATGGCCTTCGGCCTGGACTGGCTGCGTCTTGCGATGATCATGGCGGCGGTCACCGGCCTGACCATGGCCGCATGGTGGCGTCTGGCGGGAGAGGCCGGGCGGCAACACCATCATCGCGGTACGGATACCGCGTGGCCCAGGGCAATAGCCTTTCTGCTGGCCGTCGGGCTGCTGTGGCTGGCCCGCTGGCGTGCATCAGGTATCGTGCTGCTGCTGTCCGACCGCTTCCTGCCCGGCTCCGGGCCGCTCCAGATCGCCCTGGCCGGGGTGTACGCCGCGTGGGTGGCCGGGCTGCTGCTGGACCCCGCACGGGCGCGCAAGGCCCGTCCGCGCCTGTGGGCGCTGTTTTCCGCCGTGTTCTTCGGCCAGTTGGCCCTGGGCCTGCTGGGCGCGCACCGCCTGCTGATGACCGGGGCGCTGCACCTGCCCGTGCCCGCGCTGATCCTGGCCGGGCCGCTGTACCGGGGCGAGGGCGTGTTCATGCTGGTGCTGTTCGGCGTCTCGGTGCTGCTGCTGGGCCCGGCGTGGTGCAGCCATCTCTGCTACATCGGCGCGTGGGACGATGCCTGCTCGCGCTTGCGCGGGGCCGCCGCGAAGCCGGGAGACAAGGGGGAAAGGCCCCGGAAAGGCGGGCGGCCCATGCCGCCGCCCTTGCCCCGTTGGGCGGTGGCGATGCGCTGGTGTCTGGCTGCCGTGGTGTTCGCCGTGGCATGGATCATGGGGCGGGCCGGGGTGCCGGTGGGCGTGGCCGCCACGGTCGCCGGGCTGTTCGGGCTGGCCGGTGTGGCGGTGATGGTGGGGCTGAGCACGCGCCGGGGCATGATGGTGCACTGCACCGCCTTCTGCCCCATGGGCGCCGTGGGCAACCTGCTGGGGCGCATCGCGCCGTGGCGGCTGCGCGTGGGGCCGGGCTGCACCCGCTGCGGGGCCTGCCTTGCCATCTGCCGGTACAACGCGCTGGACGCGCGGCGGCTGGAAGCAGGGCGGCCCGCCCTGTCCTGCACCCTGTGTCGTGACTGCATCGGCGTGTGCCGCCACGGGGCCATGCGACTGACCCTGCCGGGGCTGTCCCCGGCGGCGGCGTGGCGCACCTTCACCGTGCTGGCCGCCGTGCTGCACGCGGTGTTCCTGAACGTGGCCCGCATGTAG
- the alaS gene encoding alanine--tRNA ligase, translated as MITANEIRRRFLEFFQSQGHEIVRSSSLVPKDDPSLLFTNAGMVQFKKTFLGQEKRGYVRATTSQKCLRVGGKHNDLENVGRTARHHTFFEMLGNFSFGDYFKEDAIKFAWKFLTEDLKLPKERLYATVFRDDDEARDLWLAHTDIPAERIYRMGEKDNFWSMGDTGPCGPCSEILIDQGEHMTCGPDCGIGKCDCDRYLEIWNLVFMQYDQAADGTRTALPKPSIDTGMGLERIAAVCQGVFSNFDTDLFQAIIQYTCGIAGVSYRANDETDTALRVIADHSRSMAFMITDGILPSNEGRGYVLRRLIRRAYRFGRLIGQTGTFLHKTAMKVVEVMGDDYPELCGNADFMARVVREEEERFNRTLDKGLALLEEELESLRGAGSTHVAGDVAFKLYDTFGFPLDIVNDIAEKRGFTVDEDGFRTLMAEQKERAKAAWKGSGESDIASRFHALLEEGLRSEFIGYDHLAGDSRVVALLDASGLPCEGLPKGAKGYLVATRTPFYGASGGQTGDLGSITSPSGKARVLDTLKPSPELTVHQIETVDGEILPDQEVHLLVEEDERVASARNHTCTHLLHAALRRVLGDHVKQAGSLVAPDRLRFDFTHIAAMTPEEIAAVEREVNRVILADLPLETDHMAYDAALTRGAMALFGEKYGDEVRVVAIADESVELCGGTHLRATGQAGLFLILSEGGVAAGVRRIEAITGWNALRMVMDQRAELGQVAGLLKARSGEIVPRVEALQKDVKSLRKDLEKASSQATSGQGRNIMDELAEINGVKVLAARVDVPNVKALRDLMDDVRSKLPSGIACLAAPDGDKVSLIVAVSKDLHDRFTAPALIKAVATAVGGSGGGRPDMAQAGGTNPAGIDEAFDILRKTIAG; from the coding sequence GTGATAACCGCCAACGAAATCCGGCGCCGGTTCCTTGAATTCTTCCAGTCGCAGGGCCACGAGATCGTGCGCTCCTCTTCCCTCGTGCCCAAGGACGACCCCTCGCTGCTGTTCACCAACGCGGGGATGGTGCAGTTCAAGAAGACCTTCCTGGGCCAGGAAAAGCGCGGCTACGTGCGGGCCACCACCTCGCAGAAGTGCCTGCGCGTGGGCGGCAAGCACAACGACCTTGAAAACGTGGGCCGCACCGCGCGCCACCACACCTTCTTCGAGATGCTGGGCAACTTCTCGTTCGGCGACTATTTCAAGGAAGACGCCATCAAGTTCGCCTGGAAATTCCTGACAGAAGACCTGAAGCTGCCCAAGGAACGGCTGTACGCCACCGTGTTCCGCGACGATGACGAGGCGCGCGACCTGTGGCTGGCGCACACCGACATCCCGGCGGAGCGCATCTATCGCATGGGAGAGAAGGACAACTTCTGGTCCATGGGCGATACCGGCCCCTGCGGTCCGTGCTCGGAAATCCTCATCGACCAGGGCGAGCACATGACCTGCGGGCCGGACTGCGGCATCGGCAAGTGCGACTGCGACCGGTACCTGGAAATCTGGAACCTCGTGTTCATGCAGTACGACCAGGCCGCCGACGGCACCCGCACCGCGCTGCCCAAGCCCTCCATCGACACGGGCATGGGGCTGGAGCGCATCGCCGCCGTGTGCCAGGGCGTGTTCTCGAACTTCGACACCGACCTGTTCCAGGCCATCATCCAGTACACCTGCGGCATCGCCGGGGTGTCCTATCGCGCCAACGACGAAACGGACACCGCCCTGCGCGTCATCGCCGACCACAGCCGCTCCATGGCCTTCATGATCACCGACGGCATCCTGCCCTCCAACGAGGGGCGCGGCTACGTGCTGCGCCGCCTGATCCGCCGCGCCTACCGCTTCGGGCGGCTCATCGGCCAGACCGGCACCTTCCTGCACAAGACCGCCATGAAGGTGGTCGAGGTGATGGGCGACGACTATCCCGAACTGTGCGGCAATGCCGACTTCATGGCCCGCGTGGTGCGCGAGGAGGAAGAGCGCTTCAACCGCACCCTGGACAAGGGCCTGGCCCTGCTGGAAGAGGAACTGGAAAGCCTGCGCGGCGCGGGCAGCACCCACGTGGCGGGCGACGTGGCCTTCAAGCTGTACGACACCTTCGGCTTTCCGCTGGACATCGTGAACGACATCGCGGAAAAGCGCGGCTTCACGGTGGACGAGGACGGCTTCCGCACCCTGATGGCCGAGCAGAAGGAACGCGCCAAGGCCGCCTGGAAAGGCTCCGGCGAATCGGACATCGCCTCGCGCTTCCACGCCCTGCTCGAAGAAGGCCTGCGCTCGGAATTCATCGGCTACGACCACCTTGCGGGCGACAGCCGCGTGGTGGCCCTGCTGGATGCCTCCGGCCTGCCCTGCGAAGGCCTGCCCAAGGGCGCCAAGGGCTACCTTGTGGCCACCCGCACCCCGTTCTACGGCGCCTCGGGCGGCCAGACGGGCGACCTGGGTTCCATCACGTCTCCCTCGGGCAAGGCCCGCGTGCTGGATACCCTGAAGCCCTCGCCCGAACTCACCGTGCACCAGATCGAAACGGTGGACGGCGAAATCCTGCCCGACCAGGAAGTGCACCTGCTGGTGGAAGAGGACGAGCGCGTGGCCTCTGCCCGCAACCACACCTGTACCCACCTGCTGCACGCCGCCCTGCGCCGCGTGCTGGGCGACCACGTGAAGCAGGCCGGGTCGCTGGTGGCCCCCGACCGCCTGCGCTTCGACTTCACCCACATCGCCGCCATGACGCCGGAAGAAATCGCCGCCGTGGAGCGCGAGGTGAACCGGGTGATCCTGGCCGATCTGCCGCTGGAAACCGACCACATGGCCTACGACGCCGCGCTGACCCGCGGGGCCATGGCCCTGTTCGGCGAAAAGTACGGCGACGAGGTGCGCGTGGTGGCCATTGCCGACGAATCTGTGGAACTGTGCGGCGGCACGCACCTGCGCGCCACCGGCCAGGCCGGGCTGTTCCTGATCCTGTCCGAGGGCGGCGTGGCCGCCGGGGTGCGCCGCATAGAGGCCATCACCGGCTGGAACGCCCTGCGCATGGTCATGGACCAGCGCGCGGAACTGGGCCAGGTTGCCGGGCTGCTGAAGGCCCGCTCCGGCGAGATCGTGCCCCGCGTGGAGGCCCTGCAGAAGGACGTGAAGAGCCTGCGCAAGGACCTGGAAAAGGCCAGCTCCCAGGCCACTTCCGGCCAGGGCCGCAACATCATGGACGAACTGGCCGAGATCAACGGCGTGAAGGTGCTGGCCGCCAGGGTGGACGTGCCCAACGTGAAGGCCCTGCGCGACCTGATGGACGACGTGCGCTCCAAGCTCCCCTCGGGCATAGCCTGCCTGGCCGCCCCCGACGGCGACAAGGTGAGCCTGATCGTGGCCGTATCCAAGGACCTGCACGACCGCTTCACCGCCCCGGCCCTGATCAAGGCCGTGGCGACCGCCGTGGGCGGTTCCGGCGGCGGGCGGCCCGACATGGCCCAGGCCGGTGGTACCAACCCGGCCGGCATCGACGAGGCCTTCGACATCCTGCGCAAGACCATCGCCGGCTAA
- a CDS encoding response regulator transcription factor, with protein sequence MTKERILVVEDDEDILQLLTFTFESAGFEVRTATTGREGLDIALRQKPALVLLDLMLPGMSGLDVCRELKRLPETEDVPVIMLTARGEEVDRIVGLELGADDYVVKPFSPRELVLRIRAVLKRAQGVAENPQRSQWQIDGLALDLDAHRVEVDGEEAALTATEFRLLAELVRNRGRVRTRDQLLNTVWGYEFEGYARTVDTHVRRLRQKIGGYAAMIETIRGVGYRFKEQ encoded by the coding sequence ATGACGAAAGAGCGCATTCTGGTGGTGGAAGACGACGAGGACATCCTGCAGTTGCTGACCTTCACCTTCGAATCCGCAGGGTTCGAGGTGCGAACGGCCACCACGGGACGCGAAGGTCTGGACATCGCGCTGCGGCAGAAGCCCGCGCTTGTTCTGCTGGACCTGATGCTGCCCGGCATGAGCGGACTTGACGTGTGCCGCGAGCTGAAGCGCCTGCCGGAAACGGAAGATGTACCGGTAATCATGCTTACCGCGCGCGGAGAGGAAGTGGACCGCATCGTGGGGCTGGAACTGGGGGCCGACGACTATGTGGTCAAGCCCTTCAGCCCGCGTGAACTGGTGCTGCGTATTCGCGCCGTGCTCAAGCGCGCGCAGGGCGTGGCCGAAAACCCCCAGCGCTCGCAGTGGCAGATCGACGGGCTTGCCCTGGACCTTGACGCGCACCGGGTGGAGGTGGACGGCGAAGAAGCCGCCCTGACCGCCACGGAATTCCGCCTGCTGGCGGAACTGGTGCGCAACCGGGGCCGCGTGCGCACCCGCGACCAGTTGCTGAACACGGTGTGGGGATACGAGTTCGAAGGTTACGCCCGTACGGTGGATACCCACGTACGCAGGCTGCGCCAGAAGATCGGCGGCTACGCGGCCATGATCGAAACCATCCGGGGCGTGGGATACCGCTTCAAGGAACAGTAG
- a CDS encoding 4Fe-4S binding protein — protein MSDRAPSPFIVNGCRGTTVASSRGGTCRFSLPVPEGFLARLERVVAESGWPDFLRDVVRGPILHHHAFRVAVSACPNGCSRPHIADVGIIRAWTPGRASDACTRCGLCERLCPDHAMTVEDDGPRLHPENCLSCGLCIKRCPEKALPVAREGWRVVVGGRLGRRPRLATELEGLDEVPGTSGFPGQSHLLDDDGVVRALRNALAWYMREYRLHLRFGDLVASDPATAARLAGTLPGPVRNPEKMAPMRFDTPAPDTGEGEGAAGETP, from the coding sequence ATGTCCGATCGCGCGCCCTCTCCCTTCATCGTCAACGGTTGTCGCGGTACGACCGTTGCCTCCTCTCGCGGGGGCACCTGCCGTTTTTCCCTGCCCGTGCCGGAGGGCTTTCTGGCCCGACTGGAGCGGGTGGTGGCCGAAAGCGGCTGGCCGGACTTCCTGCGCGACGTGGTGCGCGGTCCCATCCTGCACCATCACGCCTTCCGGGTGGCGGTGTCCGCGTGCCCCAACGGCTGCTCGCGCCCGCACATCGCGGATGTGGGCATCATCCGGGCCTGGACGCCGGGCCGCGCCTCCGATGCCTGCACCCGTTGCGGACTGTGCGAGCGGCTGTGCCCCGACCATGCCATGACAGTTGAAGATGACGGGCCGCGCCTGCACCCCGAAAACTGTCTTTCCTGCGGGCTGTGCATCAAGCGCTGCCCGGAAAAGGCCCTGCCCGTGGCCCGCGAGGGCTGGCGGGTGGTGGTGGGCGGTCGCCTTGGCCGCAGGCCCCGGCTGGCCACCGAACTGGAAGGGCTGGACGAAGTGCCGGGTACCTCCGGCTTCCCCGGCCAGTCGCACCTGCTGGACGACGATGGCGTGGTGCGCGCCCTGCGCAACGCGCTGGCGTGGTACATGCGCGAATACCGGCTGCACCTGCGCTTCGGCGACCTGGTGGCCTCCGACCCCGCCACGGCGGCGCGTCTGGCGGGCACCCTGCCGGGGCCGGTGCGCAATCCCGAAAAGATGGCCCCCATGCGCTTCGATACCCCCGCACCGGATACCGGCGAAGGGGAGGGCGCGGCGGGCGAAACCCCGTAG
- a CDS encoding 3'-5' exonuclease: MKKIPERYRRKISKDEINELPLERYAGEIRIVRSEEELADAVDHLRDEDVLGFDTETRPTFRKGKVNLPSLVQLACSEVVYLFQLNWLPFGEALASVLSDADIVKTGVAVRDDIRDLQKLFAFNDAGVVDLGEVARDLGLETHGLRNLAANFLEVRISKGAQCSNWSNRELAPQQVLYAATDAWVSREIHLRMRRLGLIDR; the protein is encoded by the coding sequence ATGAAGAAGATTCCCGAACGGTATCGGCGTAAGATCAGCAAGGACGAAATCAACGAGCTGCCCCTTGAGCGGTATGCGGGTGAAATCCGCATTGTCCGCAGCGAGGAGGAGCTCGCGGATGCCGTTGACCACCTGCGTGACGAAGACGTGCTGGGCTTCGATACCGAAACCCGGCCCACCTTCCGCAAGGGCAAGGTCAACCTGCCGTCGCTGGTGCAGCTTGCATGCAGCGAAGTGGTCTACCTGTTCCAGCTCAACTGGCTGCCCTTTGGCGAGGCGCTGGCCTCGGTGCTGTCCGACGCGGACATCGTCAAGACCGGCGTGGCCGTGCGCGATGACATCCGCGACCTGCAAAAGCTGTTCGCCTTCAACGACGCGGGCGTGGTGGACCTGGGCGAGGTGGCGCGCGACCTGGGCCTTGAAACGCACGGCCTTCGCAACCTTGCCGCCAATTTTCTGGAAGTGCGCATCTCCAAGGGTGCCCAGTGTTCCAACTGGAGCAACCGCGAACTGGCCCCCCAGCAGGTGCTGTACGCCGCCACCGATGCCTGGGTCAGCCGCGAGATTCATTTGCGCATGCGCAGGCTGGGACTCATCGACCGCTAG
- a CDS encoding 2-phospho-L-lactate transferase CofD family protein encodes MPDRGAMTGDAAHGPRIVFFTGGTALKSLSHALTDRTHNSVHLVTPFDSGGSTAVLRRYIRMPAVGDLRNRLLALADPTVATPPLLALCDLRLADAGAYDTLMQRLYALGSERDPAWRGIDPLVADVLRLHLRWFLEFAPSGFDPHGACLGNLLLAGGYLRHGGGLGPVLHLFTRLLRVRGTVVPIVDDDLHLAAELAEGTVLLGQHRITGKGVPGITAPVRRLFLTRTRPDDTGQAEAGGQAEAGGQAGAGGPGGTGDEERHGVGGGKCAPPAEARVPVSDAAARHIAQADLICFPMGSFYTSVLSNLLPQGVGRAVAAVPCPKVYVPNTGTDSEQLGLSVADCVAVLLAALRRDAGADVPADRLLQTVVVDTRNGVYSGGIDREGLRAQGVDVLDAPVVRALPDGGAHAAAVAGRHDAEAVADLLLRLARPRG; translated from the coding sequence ATGCCAGACAGGGGCGCCATGACCGGCGATGCCGCGCATGGTCCGCGCATCGTCTTCTTTACCGGCGGCACGGCGCTGAAGTCGCTCAGCCATGCCCTGACGGATCGGACGCACAACTCCGTGCATCTGGTCACCCCGTTCGATTCCGGCGGCAGCACGGCCGTGCTGCGGCGCTACATCCGCATGCCCGCCGTGGGCGACCTGCGCAACCGCCTGCTGGCCCTGGCCGACCCGACCGTGGCCACGCCGCCGCTGCTGGCGCTGTGCGACCTGCGCCTGGCCGACGCGGGCGCATACGACACCCTGATGCAGCGGCTGTATGCGCTGGGCTCTGAACGAGACCCCGCCTGGCGCGGCATCGACCCGCTGGTGGCCGACGTGCTGCGCCTGCACCTGCGCTGGTTTCTGGAGTTCGCGCCGTCCGGCTTCGACCCGCATGGCGCGTGCCTGGGCAATCTGCTGCTGGCGGGTGGATACCTGCGCCACGGCGGCGGGCTGGGACCGGTGCTGCACCTGTTCACGCGCCTGCTGCGGGTGCGGGGCACGGTGGTTCCCATCGTGGACGACGACCTGCATCTGGCGGCGGAACTGGCCGAAGGTACCGTGCTGCTGGGGCAGCACCGCATTACCGGCAAGGGCGTGCCCGGCATCACCGCGCCGGTGCGCCGCCTGTTCCTGACCCGCACCCGCCCTGATGATACCGGACAAGCCGAAGCAGGCGGTCAGGCCGAAGCAGGCGGTCAGGCCGGAGCCGGTGGGCCAGGCGGGACCGGGGACGAGGAGCGCCATGGCGTCGGGGGCGGAAAATGCGCCCCTCCCGCCGAGGCGCGCGTGCCCGTGTCCGACGCGGCGGCCCGGCACATCGCGCAGGCGGACCTGATCTGCTTTCCCATGGGCAGCTTCTATACCAGCGTGCTGTCCAATCTTTTGCCCCAGGGAGTGGGGCGCGCCGTGGCTGCTGTTCCGTGCCCCAAGGTGTACGTACCCAACACCGGCACCGACTCGGAGCAGCTCGGCTTGTCAGTGGCCGACTGTGTCGCCGTCCTGCTGGCGGCGCTGCGGCGCGACGCGGGCGCGGACGTGCCTGCTGACCGCCTGCTGCAAACGGTGGTGGTGGATACCCGCAACGGTGTGTACTCCGGCGGCATCGACCGCGAAGGGTTGCGCGCGCAGGGCGTGGATGTGCTGGATGCGCCCGTGGTGCGGGCACTGCCCGATGGCGGGGCGCACGCCGCCGCCGTGGCGGGGCGTCACGACGCCGAAGCCGTTGCCGACCTGCTGTTGCGCCTGGCGCGCCCGCGCGGATAG
- the phoU gene encoding phosphate signaling complex protein PhoU, giving the protein METHFHQQLQKLRLKVLEMAAHSQAAIETAVRALQHRDADAARSVIAGDKLINTIECEIDELSFRLLALDQPMAVDLRIIVAIMRASMYLERVGDEAVNIAEAAMFLASRPPLPEMPSLNELGTHAVDMFRKAVMSFRESDAGLARELRMLDKRCNQLDVQVLRELMDYMSRESPAVERAVHTILVSRSLERVGDLSTNVGETVMFIVEGLNIKHSFQINSGGSCS; this is encoded by the coding sequence GTGGAAACGCATTTTCACCAGCAATTGCAGAAGCTTCGCCTGAAGGTGCTGGAAATGGCCGCGCATTCGCAGGCGGCCATCGAAACCGCCGTGCGCGCCTTGCAGCACCGCGATGCCGACGCCGCGCGCTCGGTCATCGCAGGCGACAAGCTGATCAACACCATAGAGTGCGAGATCGACGAGCTCAGCTTCCGGCTGCTGGCGCTGGACCAGCCCATGGCCGTGGATCTGCGCATCATCGTGGCCATCATGCGGGCCAGCATGTACCTGGAACGAGTGGGCGACGAGGCCGTGAACATCGCCGAAGCAGCCATGTTCCTGGCATCCCGGCCGCCGTTGCCGGAAATGCCCAGCCTGAACGAACTGGGCACCCACGCCGTGGACATGTTCCGCAAGGCGGTCATGTCCTTTCGCGAAAGCGACGCCGGGCTGGCCCGCGAGCTGCGCATGCTGGACAAGCGCTGCAACCAACTGGACGTGCAGGTGCTGCGCGAACTCATGGACTACATGAGCCGCGAAAGCCCCGCCGTTGAGCGCGCGGTGCACACCATCCTTGTCTCGCGCAGCCTCGAACGGGTGGGCGACCTGTCCACCAACGTGGGCGAGACGGTGATGTTCATTGTCGAAGGGCTGAACATCAAGCACAGCTTCCAGATCAATTCCGGCGGCTCGTGCAGCTAG